A window of bacterium contains these coding sequences:
- the xerD gene encoding site-specific tyrosine recombinase XerD, whose protein sequence is MTTEEAIKQYILFLRTERGLSDNTLYSYKNDLRQFLQYLQSREIKEIDNLNEDLLLSFLSFLKEKFKPRSVMRKVSAVKGLLKFLQREGYIEGGLYEKLETPTPSKSLPKVLSVEEIERLLSQPDTSNVYGLRDKALLELLYSSGLRISEASNLRIDDVDLEGEFLRCKGKGQKERIVPLGSLAKKWLKEYISGARLALAKKDTRWLFLRKGGGKLSRVSMWKIVKKYAKMAGIKKEISPHTLRHSFATHLLEGGADLRSIQEMLGHSSITTTEIYTHISTKHLKEVFKESHPRA, encoded by the coding sequence ATGACGACAGAGGAAGCGATAAAACAATATATCCTCTTTCTCCGCACGGAAAGAGGGCTTTCAGATAATACACTTTACTCTTACAAAAACGACTTAAGGCAATTCCTTCAATATTTACAATCCAGGGAAATAAAAGAAATTGACAATTTAAACGAGGATTTGCTTTTGTCATTTCTTTCTTTTTTAAAGGAAAAATTTAAGCCTAGAAGCGTGATGCGAAAAGTTTCCGCGGTCAAGGGTTTGCTCAAATTCCTTCAAAGAGAAGGCTATATTGAGGGAGGATTATACGAAAAATTAGAAACACCCACGCCTTCAAAATCTTTGCCAAAGGTCTTGAGCGTAGAAGAAATTGAGCGCCTTCTCTCTCAACCAGATACCTCAAATGTCTACGGATTGAGAGATAAGGCGCTTCTTGAGCTTCTCTATAGCAGTGGTCTGAGAATATCTGAAGCCTCAAATCTACGAATTGACGATGTTGACCTGGAAGGCGAATTTCTCCGATGTAAAGGGAAAGGACAAAAGGAACGAATAGTCCCCCTGGGAAGCCTCGCCAAGAAATGGCTCAAGGAATATATCTCTGGAGCGAGGTTGGCTTTAGCTAAAAAGGACACCCGCTGGCTTTTTCTAAGGAAAGGAGGAGGGAAGCTGTCAAGAGTAAGTATGTGGAAGATAGTGAAAAAATACGCAAAAATGGCGGGAATTAAAAAAGAGATATCTCCTCACACCTTGCGCCATTCATTCGCAACCCATCTCTTGGAAGGAGGCGCCGACCTCCGCTCAATCCAAGAGATGCTGGGGCATAGCTCTATAACTACGACTGAGATTTACACTCATATATCAACAAAACACTTGAAAGAAGTATTTAAGGAAAGCCATCCGAGGGCTTGA
- a CDS encoding glycoside hydrolase family 99-like domain-containing protein gives MKTFCLIGIIAFFLSLNSLCDNGLIGFWSFEEGEGNFVMDSSENGIRGVIRGAKWTKGLWGNALEFDGKGGVLINSSLLDGMSELTVAFWLYIKEDRLTSPLAKKDCIYRFIFSPEGDHFVVATDNNPWYSYGTVLPFKNAPRGKWFFLAGTYSNGTLRVYINGELVASQAGLSGNIKKSEGPLTLGLADGPNIKNFVGKIDELRIYNRALSDEEIRTLYNSYFEEKYIVHISQEGKYMEWNGVEMEKMFEKEGVLSFEIKGEESAIVNNSLRVPVEGKDFLVLNMSISKGKEGRVFFKTTEGSRMVSFPLKSDGKFHTYCVKLSDFKEWKGELLALCIFPSDDKSEGKLRNCQLKDAQSTPPQIEIQYFFSDLGVNRARRPVKILAFLINKGGKGKIQARLIPCKGVKVLGEDRQEVEIEPGERKRLSWEVEAEKPLEGELKLIVSVPNGDEETASYKISFTPPVEIREASYIPEPQPVKTDVLIGAWNCPLWENAELWKTVLRDLWRVPVLGFYDELNPEVKDWEIKWAVEHGIQFFIFCWYRRNQGKAPIQTIYERPITEALYRAKFLPFIKFVIMWENQARGVAGVSDENDLLNNLLPYWIETFFKHPSYLKIDNKPLLVIYRPEFLIDDLGGVENVRRALDKMREKCKEAGFDGLIIIGEYRGLDPNHLKLMRDMGLDYTSAYVWPVAGNPTPDVAIQKQIEYWTKTRDMGIIPQIVTVSMGWTGWQDEGSIWKLPPEDFKRLCLKAKEFIKTLPSSQLGSRIILIDNWNEFGEGHYVMPHRQYGFGYLDAIREVFSNAPKEHVDLIPQDLGLGPYEHPQFRDVEK, from the coding sequence GTGAAGACTTTTTGCTTAATAGGCATTATAGCCTTTTTCCTTTCCCTAAATAGCCTTTGCGACAATGGTTTAATCGGCTTTTGGAGCTTTGAAGAAGGGGAAGGCAACTTTGTAATGGATAGCTCCGAGAACGGGATAAGAGGAGTGATAAGGGGAGCGAAGTGGACTAAAGGATTATGGGGCAATGCTTTGGAGTTTGACGGTAAGGGTGGAGTTCTCATAAACTCTTCTCTCCTTGATGGGATGAGCGAGCTGACGGTTGCCTTTTGGCTATATATAAAGGAAGACCGCCTTACCTCGCCTTTAGCGAAAAAGGATTGTATCTATCGCTTCATATTCTCTCCCGAGGGAGACCATTTCGTAGTCGCCACCGATAATAATCCCTGGTATAGCTATGGGACAGTTCTGCCGTTTAAAAATGCTCCCCGAGGCAAGTGGTTTTTCCTTGCGGGAACATACTCCAATGGAACTCTTAGGGTTTATATAAACGGAGAGCTCGTAGCGAGCCAAGCAGGGCTCTCAGGAAATATCAAGAAGAGCGAGGGGCCTCTAACATTGGGATTAGCCGATGGTCCAAATATAAAAAATTTCGTTGGTAAAATTGACGAATTGAGGATATATAATAGAGCGTTGAGCGATGAGGAGATAAGGACTCTTTATAATTCGTATTTTGAGGAGAAATATATAGTCCATATTTCTCAGGAGGGAAAATATATGGAATGGAATGGAGTTGAAATGGAAAAGATGTTTGAAAAAGAGGGAGTTTTGAGCTTTGAAATTAAAGGGGAGGAATCAGCTATAGTGAATAATTCCCTGAGGGTGCCAGTGGAGGGGAAGGATTTTCTCGTCCTTAATATGTCCATTTCCAAGGGGAAAGAAGGCAGGGTATTTTTCAAAACAACGGAAGGTTCAAGGATGGTTAGCTTTCCCTTGAAATCGGATGGCAAATTCCACACATATTGCGTTAAGCTTTCAGATTTCAAGGAATGGAAAGGCGAGCTCTTAGCGCTTTGTATTTTCCCTTCTGATGATAAATCAGAAGGGAAGCTTAGGAATTGTCAATTAAAAGACGCTCAATCAACTCCCCCTCAAATAGAGATACAATACTTTTTCTCGGATTTAGGCGTGAACAGGGCAAGGCGTCCAGTGAAAATCCTCGCGTTTCTAATAAATAAAGGTGGTAAAGGAAAGATTCAGGCGAGGTTAATCCCATGCAAGGGAGTGAAGGTTTTAGGCGAGGATAGGCAGGAAGTGGAGATTGAGCCGGGAGAGAGAAAGAGATTATCTTGGGAGGTTGAGGCGGAAAAACCTTTAGAGGGGGAATTGAAGCTCATCGTTTCCGTTCCCAACGGAGACGAGGAAACCGCCTCTTATAAAATCTCTTTCACGCCTCCTGTTGAGATTCGCGAAGCCTCCTACATACCTGAGCCTCAGCCCGTTAAGACAGATGTCCTTATCGGCGCCTGGAACTGCCCTCTCTGGGAGAATGCCGAGCTTTGGAAGACCGTCTTACGCGACCTCTGGAGGGTTCCCGTTTTGGGTTTTTACGATGAGCTCAATCCTGAGGTCAAGGATTGGGAGATAAAATGGGCAGTTGAACACGGAATTCAATTTTTCATCTTCTGCTGGTATAGAAGGAATCAAGGGAAGGCACCCATTCAAACAATTTATGAGAGACCAATAACTGAGGCATTATATAGGGCGAAATTCCTCCCCTTCATTAAGTTCGTAATAATGTGGGAAAACCAAGCGAGGGGGGTTGCCGGTGTCTCCGATGAAAACGACCTTCTCAACAATCTCCTCCCCTATTGGATTGAAACCTTCTTCAAGCACCCAAGCTATTTGAAGATTGATAATAAGCCTCTTCTCGTCATTTATCGTCCTGAATTTCTCATTGACGATTTGGGAGGTGTGGAGAATGTGAGGAGGGCTCTGGATAAGATGAGGGAGAAGTGCAAAGAGGCGGGATTTGATGGGTTGATAATAATAGGAGAATATAGAGGATTGGACCCCAATCATCTCAAATTGATGCGTGATATGGGTTTGGATTATACAAGCGCCTATGTATGGCCTGTGGCGGGGAATCCTACCCCCGATGTGGCGATTCAAAAACAGATTGAATATTGGACCAAGACGAGGGATATGGGAATCATACCACAGATTGTGACAGTCTCAATGGGATGGACAGGATGGCAGGACGAGGGGAGCATTTGGAAATTGCCACCCGAAGATTTCAAGAGGCTTTGCTTAAAGGCAAAGGAATTCATAAAGACACTACCATCCTCTCAATTGGGGAGCAGGATAATACTGATTGACAATTGGAACGAATTCGGTGAAGGGCATTATGTGATGCCACATAGGCAATATGGTTTTGGCTATCTTGATGCCATAAGGGAGGTTTTCAGCAACGCTCCCAAAGAACATGTAGACCTCATTCCCCAGGATTTGGGCTTAGGTCCTTACGAACATCCTCAATTCAGGGATGTTGAAAAGTGA
- a CDS encoding phosphopentomutase: MRIAVVVLDGVGVGELPDAHLFGDEGSATLQNTAEYVGGLNLPNLEKLGLGNIVPIKGISPVKNPLASYGKMAERSPAKDTTVGHWELMGVIKRKPFPTYPNGFPAEIIEPFKKAIKRDILGNIPASGTEIIKKLGEEHMRTGHPIVYTSADSVFQIAAHEEIIPPEELYKMCKIARRILKGKHAVGRVIARPFLGEPGSFYRTERRKDFSLPPPRPTILDLAKKAGYMTVAIGKVYDIFAGKGFTNHLPSGSNKDTMDKIIEALEQDWDGILLANLVDFDMLYGHRNDPIGFANALKEFDNFLPTLLESIGEDSLFITADHGCDPTTPSTDHSREYVPILFYQKGRESNPLGTRKTFADLAGTIALLLNLPIPTPCTPFL, translated from the coding sequence ATGAGGATAGCAGTTGTCGTGTTAGACGGAGTGGGCGTGGGAGAACTTCCCGATGCCCACTTATTCGGTGACGAGGGCTCGGCAACGCTTCAGAACACAGCGGAATATGTAGGCGGGTTGAATTTACCCAATTTAGAGAAACTTGGTTTGGGCAATATCGTTCCCATAAAAGGCATTTCGCCTGTGAAAAATCCCTTAGCCTCATATGGCAAGATGGCGGAGCGCTCTCCCGCTAAGGACACCACCGTTGGACATTGGGAGCTTATGGGGGTCATTAAGAGAAAACCATTCCCCACTTACCCCAACGGCTTTCCAGCGGAGATAATAGAACCATTCAAAAAAGCGATTAAGAGAGATATACTGGGGAATATCCCTGCCTCGGGAACGGAGATAATCAAAAAGCTTGGAGAGGAGCATATGCGGACCGGCCACCCAATAGTTTACACATCCGCCGATAGCGTATTTCAAATAGCTGCCCATGAGGAGATAATCCCTCCTGAAGAGCTGTATAAAATGTGCAAAATCGCAAGACGTATCCTCAAAGGAAAACACGCGGTTGGAAGAGTTATAGCCCGTCCTTTCCTTGGCGAACCCGGCTCATTTTATCGCACGGAAAGGAGAAAAGACTTCTCCCTTCCTCCACCTCGTCCAACGATATTGGACTTAGCTAAGAAAGCCGGCTACATGACCGTCGCGATAGGGAAAGTTTACGATATATTCGCCGGGAAAGGATTTACCAACCATCTCCCTTCCGGTTCAAACAAGGATACTATGGATAAGATAATAGAAGCTTTGGAGCAGGATTGGGATGGCATACTCCTCGCCAATCTCGTTGATTTTGATATGCTCTATGGGCACCGCAACGACCCCATTGGCTTCGCCAATGCTTTAAAGGAATTTGATAACTTCCTCCCAACCCTTTTGGAGTCCATTGGCGAGGATAGCCTCTTTATCACTGCCGACCACGGCTGCGACCCAACCACTCCCTCCACTGACCACAGCAGAGAGTATGTCCCAATCCTATTCTATCAGAAAGGGAGGGAATCCAATCCCTTGGGAACGCGCAAGACATTCGCGGATTTAGCAGGAACTATCGCTCTTCTTCTAAATCTACCTATTCCGACACCCTGCACTCCCTTCCTTTAA
- a CDS encoding carbohydrate binding domain-containing protein, with product MRLWIFVITVIAILNFANCEGIRDRFIWIFGFDFQKEEEIQKIKEILKEAKESGYNGMVFSAGLDYLCKQNEIYFKHLREIKDYCDKLNFEIVPAVFSIGYGGGLLAHNRNLAEGLPVKDALFIVKGNKASFVSDSDVKILNGGFEEFSGNNFKNFNFHDQPGEVSFVDSQVKRSGNASIRFENFTANPYGHGRIMQEISVKPYRCYRMSIWVKTENLQPSGCFNLLVLADDRDLAPRTFNIPSTADWTKVTMVFNSQKHDKVRVYAGVWGAKKGKFWLDDWTIEEIGPLNVLRRPGTPVTVKDEETGQVYEEGRDYEPLVDPNFTFWNWDRPAPTLKITPNSRIKDGQKLRVSWYHPMVIYEWQVTVCMAEPEVYEIFEHEAKLLWDNLHYKKVLLSHDEIRMGGTCKACEGKDMAKLLGESVTKTVKILRKYNPKAEIYIWSDMFDPNHNARNNYYLVEGDFSGSWKYIPKDLIIAVWGGEPREKSLEFFAQQGFRTLVACYYDAPNVNDVKGWYDLTKKYKNVIGFMYTTWERKYELIKDFAEVVWRGGK from the coding sequence ATGAGGTTATGGATTTTTGTCATTACTGTAATCGCTATTTTGAACTTTGCGAATTGTGAGGGGATAAGGGACCGCTTTATCTGGATTTTCGGATTTGACTTCCAGAAGGAGGAGGAAATCCAAAAAATCAAGGAAATCCTCAAAGAGGCGAAGGAGAGCGGATATAATGGGATGGTCTTTTCCGCTGGGTTAGATTATCTATGCAAGCAGAACGAAATCTATTTTAAGCATCTCAGGGAAATCAAGGATTATTGCGACAAATTGAATTTTGAAATTGTGCCCGCTGTCTTCTCCATAGGCTATGGGGGTGGGCTCCTCGCTCACAACAGAAATCTCGCAGAGGGACTTCCCGTAAAAGATGCACTCTTCATAGTCAAGGGGAACAAAGCCTCGTTTGTTTCAGATTCAGATGTGAAAATCCTCAACGGAGGTTTTGAAGAGTTCAGCGGTAATAACTTCAAGAACTTCAATTTCCACGACCAGCCGGGGGAAGTAAGTTTCGTTGATAGTCAGGTGAAGAGAAGCGGAAATGCCTCCATTAGATTTGAAAACTTCACTGCTAATCCCTACGGACACGGGAGAATAATGCAGGAGATTTCAGTTAAGCCTTATAGATGCTATCGGATGAGCATATGGGTTAAGACTGAGAATCTTCAACCCTCAGGCTGTTTCAATCTGCTTGTTTTAGCGGACGATAGGGATTTAGCCCCAAGGACTTTCAATATCCCCTCAACAGCTGATTGGACGAAAGTAACGATGGTCTTCAATAGCCAAAAACACGATAAAGTGAGGGTATATGCAGGCGTTTGGGGAGCAAAGAAGGGGAAATTCTGGCTTGATGATTGGACGATTGAGGAAATCGGACCCCTGAATGTCTTGAGGCGTCCCGGTACTCCCGTCACAGTAAAAGACGAGGAAACGGGGCAGGTCTATGAAGAAGGAAGGGATTACGAGCCCCTCGTAGACCCCAACTTCACCTTCTGGAATTGGGATAGACCGGCGCCAACCCTAAAAATAACCCCAAATAGTCGTATAAAGGATGGGCAGAAATTAAGGGTGAGTTGGTATCATCCTATGGTGATTTATGAGTGGCAAGTTACAGTTTGTATGGCGGAGCCGGAAGTTTATGAGATTTTTGAACACGAAGCGAAATTGCTCTGGGATAATTTACATTACAAAAAGGTCCTTTTGAGCCACGACGAGATTAGGATGGGCGGGACTTGCAAAGCCTGTGAGGGAAAGGATATGGCGAAGCTTTTAGGGGAAAGCGTCACCAAGACGGTAAAAATCCTGAGAAAATACAATCCGAAGGCGGAAATTTACATCTGGTCGGATATGTTCGACCCAAATCATAACGCGAGGAATAATTATTATCTCGTGGAAGGAGATTTCAGCGGTTCGTGGAAATACATTCCTAAGGATTTAATCATTGCAGTTTGGGGTGGTGAGCCGAGGGAGAAAAGCTTGGAGTTCTTCGCTCAACAGGGATTTAGAACCTTGGTCGCTTGCTATTACGATGCTCCAAATGTAAACGATGTTAAAGGATGGTATGACCTTACAAAGAAATATAAAAATGTAATAGGTTTTATGTATACGACTTGGGAGAGAAAATATGAACTAATAAAAGATTTCGCCGAGGTCGTATGGAGAGGAGGTAAATGA
- a CDS encoding lysophospholipid acyltransferase family protein has translation MKDFLEWIAYAFLKSVQFVCRLTPLPFRLYIGKFLGVLTYLFSIHRKALARANLSVILGEDKRCLALEVFKNLGMSLVEFITLPFLSPKDMKEFCLLQGRENLTEALSMGKGVILLTAHLGNWELIGARLALEGFNIISPARPQDKFEEKVRQIRNCKGYNTISVDNGIIPLIPCLKKGNIVAVLSDQNILIGGVNVPFFGIPVSTPPGAAILALRSGAPVLPAFDVRIGKRHLVYIGKPISLMKNGNFRENVIKNTAKFNEIIEGWVRKYPEQWLWLHHRWRKV, from the coding sequence GTGAAGGATTTTCTTGAATGGATAGCTTACGCTTTTTTGAAATCGGTTCAATTCGTCTGCCGATTGACACCCCTACCCTTTCGTCTATATATAGGGAAATTCCTCGGCGTTTTAACTTATTTATTTTCCATCCACCGCAAGGCGTTAGCGAGAGCGAATCTATCCGTAATATTGGGAGAGGATAAAAGATGTCTCGCCTTGGAGGTCTTCAAGAACTTGGGAATGTCATTGGTTGAATTCATTACCCTCCCTTTCCTTTCCCCAAAAGATATGAAAGAATTCTGCCTTTTACAAGGGAGGGAAAATCTAACCGAAGCTTTATCCATGGGAAAAGGGGTGATACTTCTAACCGCCCACCTCGGCAACTGGGAATTGATAGGTGCCCGCTTAGCTTTAGAGGGTTTCAATATAATCTCTCCAGCTCGACCCCAAGACAAATTTGAGGAAAAAGTAAGGCAAATCAGGAATTGCAAGGGTTATAATACAATTTCGGTAGATAATGGGATTATTCCCCTTATTCCATGTCTTAAAAAAGGAAACATCGTGGCAGTTTTAAGCGACCAAAATATCCTTATAGGCGGGGTAAATGTTCCCTTCTTCGGCATCCCAGTATCCACACCGCCGGGCGCAGCGATTTTAGCCCTCCGCAGCGGTGCTCCCGTCCTTCCCGCTTTTGATGTTAGGATTGGTAAGCGCCATTTAGTTTATATCGGAAAACCAATTTCCCTTATGAAAAACGGCAATTTCCGGGAAAATGTCATTAAAAATACAGCAAAATTCAACGAAATAATAGAAGGATGGGTAAGAAAATACCCTGAACAATGGCTTTGGCTTCATCATAGATGGAGGAAGGTTTGA
- a CDS encoding MgtC/SapB family protein, whose translation MNLLPLPIYEVALRLFVSLFLSAIVGWQREIAQRPAGLRTHMLVCLGSTLLTIVSVSIVGTDPMRLASGIVTGIGFIGAGTIIRSTPTEVRGLTTAASIWMIAGVGIAVGVGFYWGAIIATFFAYIILVLLKRVERGFHRERERIITIEGKNRPGLLGEIGTILGNYGIDIRDIELKIEVEIATIELRVDIPSIEGIDEVIQKIKELEGVGTVKLSRE comes from the coding sequence ATGAATCTCCTACCACTTCCTATTTATGAAGTCGCTTTAAGATTGTTCGTTTCCCTTTTTCTCTCCGCCATCGTGGGCTGGCAGAGAGAGATAGCGCAGAGACCCGCTGGGCTTAGAACCCATATGCTCGTCTGCCTCGGCTCAACTCTTTTGACCATCGTCTCCGTCTCAATAGTTGGCACAGACCCAATGAGATTGGCTTCAGGCATAGTCACAGGTATCGGATTCATCGGAGCAGGCACGATAATCAGGTCAACTCCCACAGAAGTAAGAGGATTGACGACCGCAGCAAGCATCTGGATGATTGCAGGAGTGGGAATAGCGGTAGGCGTTGGCTTTTACTGGGGAGCGATTATCGCCACATTCTTCGCCTACATAATCCTCGTTCTCTTGAAAAGAGTGGAGAGAGGCTTTCATAGAGAACGGGAGAGAATAATAACGATTGAAGGGAAAAATCGTCCCGGACTCCTTGGAGAGATAGGAACAATTTTGGGAAATTATGGAATAGATATCAGGGATATAGAGCTGAAAATAGAAGTGGAGATAGCAACTATAGAGTTGAGGGTTGATATCCCCTCCATTGAGGGAATAGACGAGGTCATACAAAAAATTAAGGAATTGGAAGGCGTTGGAACAGTCAAATTGTCAAGAGAGTGA
- a CDS encoding DUF1559 domain-containing protein, which translates to MKRRGFTLIELLVVIAIIAILAAILFPVFSRAREQARKSACLSNTKQIGLALSMYAQDWDETLPTWHWPCWGHDDGGLAWWEQLAPYTKNWQVFECPSSNSPERTWVSVCYPERWGRPQNSHPLDYGYNERIMNPLNWCGRGDASTAKLATMAAPSETVVIADGRHAVLGAAWDSNTGIHIWLAFANGGNWDPSIIQCCPAQILDLQKCIERYSRHTGGSNIVFADGHAKWYAAQQLKARWMGGTVRFCPPDIFGTR; encoded by the coding sequence ATGAAAAGAAGAGGATTTACACTCATTGAGCTGTTAGTCGTCATAGCTATCATCGCCATTCTTGCGGCGATTCTCTTTCCAGTTTTCAGTCGTGCTCGTGAGCAGGCGAGGAAATCCGCTTGTCTATCCAACACGAAGCAGATAGGTCTAGCTCTCTCAATGTACGCTCAGGACTGGGACGAGACGCTCCCTACTTGGCACTGGCCCTGTTGGGGACACGACGACGGAGGACTTGCCTGGTGGGAGCAATTGGCTCCTTATACGAAAAATTGGCAGGTCTTTGAGTGTCCCAGCTCTAACTCACCGGAGAGAACATGGGTTAGCGTCTGCTATCCTGAAAGATGGGGAAGACCGCAAAACTCCCATCCCTTGGACTATGGCTACAACGAAAGAATAATGAACCCGCTCAATTGGTGTGGACGAGGAGACGCTTCCACAGCTAAGCTCGCCACAATGGCTGCTCCCTCTGAGACGGTGGTAATTGCAGATGGAAGGCATGCCGTCCTCGGTGCCGCTTGGGATTCAAACACCGGCATTCACATTTGGCTCGCCTTTGCAAACGGCGGCAACTGGGACCCCTCCATCATCCAATGTTGTCCAGCACAGATATTGGACCTCCAAAAGTGTATAGAAAGATATAGCCGACATACAGGCGGCTCAAATATAGTCTTTGCTGATGGGCACGCTAAATGGTACGCAGCTCAGCAGTTGAAGGCGCGGTGGATGGGCGGAACTGTAAGATTCTGCCCGCCCGATATCTTTGGCACACGTTGA
- a CDS encoding ADP-ribosylglycohydrolase family protein — MKIKLSRSEYYDKVLACWLGKNIGGTLGTPYEGQKFVHCLSYFDPVPDKPLPNDDLDFQLVWLKMLEDKGVKVEFSHFVEHWLKYLSNHWYAEYSFCLYNLQRGLRPPISGTFQNYFVDEMGSPIRSEIWACVAPGDPQLAASMAWMDSCLDHAGGEGQYGEMFWAAVESAAFVIKDPETLIDIGLSMIPTSSNIYRVIKEAVWCYKSGMKWDAAREHIVTLFGHHQPCNAIPNHGFIILGWLYGKDYGDKLCKAVNCGYDTDCTGATLGSLLGILYGTAGIPEEWLKPVGKEIILVPLTGQFNHPKTVEELAERTVKVGEKFLKENSQVSEIGDANETPPNLLSILFRNEKPMKLLCFDVHSAVEKVGDLDVVLHYNGEPIVRDGVEKILEVSILKDGAPQKKDIEVMVPEGWKMTTPEWKIDRWQFSVLAEDADDRNEIKVKIEGGEVSYTILSAKSIKMIPAAQSAPKEG; from the coding sequence ATGAAGATTAAGCTTTCTCGTTCCGAGTATTACGACAAGGTTCTTGCCTGCTGGTTAGGCAAGAACATTGGAGGCACATTGGGAACGCCTTATGAAGGGCAGAAATTCGTACACTGTCTCTCCTACTTTGACCCTGTTCCCGATAAGCCGCTTCCCAATGACGACCTTGACTTCCAGCTCGTCTGGCTGAAGATGCTTGAGGACAAAGGAGTTAAGGTCGAGTTTTCCCATTTCGTTGAGCACTGGTTGAAATACCTATCAAACCATTGGTATGCCGAGTATTCTTTCTGCCTTTACAATCTGCAGAGGGGGTTGCGCCCTCCTATCTCGGGAACATTTCAGAATTATTTCGTTGATGAGATGGGTTCCCCCATCCGCTCGGAGATTTGGGCTTGCGTAGCTCCTGGCGACCCCCAGCTTGCCGCCTCTATGGCTTGGATGGACTCCTGTTTGGACCACGCCGGAGGGGAAGGACAATATGGGGAGATGTTCTGGGCTGCGGTTGAAAGCGCTGCCTTCGTGATCAAGGACCCCGAAACGCTTATTGACATCGGTTTATCCATGATTCCCACTTCCTCAAACATCTATCGCGTTATCAAGGAAGCGGTTTGGTGTTATAAGAGCGGAATGAAGTGGGATGCAGCGAGGGAGCATATCGTTACGCTCTTCGGTCATCATCAGCCCTGCAATGCTATTCCCAATCACGGCTTCATAATCCTCGGTTGGCTCTATGGTAAGGACTATGGGGATAAGCTATGTAAGGCGGTCAACTGCGGTTATGATACCGACTGCACAGGCGCTACCTTGGGTTCTCTCTTGGGCATCCTCTATGGAACGGCGGGTATTCCCGAGGAATGGCTCAAGCCAGTAGGAAAAGAGATAATACTCGTTCCCCTAACGGGTCAGTTCAATCACCCCAAGACGGTTGAGGAGCTGGCGGAACGAACGGTAAAGGTGGGTGAGAAGTTCTTGAAGGAGAACTCACAGGTCTCTGAGATTGGAGATGCGAACGAAACTCCTCCCAACCTCCTTTCCATCCTCTTCCGCAACGAGAAGCCGATGAAGCTCCTTTGCTTTGATGTCCATTCTGCTGTGGAGAAGGTCGGCGATTTGGATGTCGTTCTCCATTATAACGGTGAACCGATAGTAAGGGATGGTGTGGAGAAGATATTGGAGGTATCTATATTGAAGGATGGAGCTCCGCAGAAGAAGGATATAGAGGTGATGGTGCCGGAAGGTTGGAAGATGACGACCCCCGAGTGGAAGATAGACCGTTGGCAGTTCAGCGTATTGGCAGAAGATGCGGATGATAGAAACGAGATAAAGGTTAAGATAGAAGGTGGCGAGGTCAGCTACACTATTTTATCGGCGAAGAGCATAAAGATGATACCGGCAGCGCAATCTGCTCCAAAGGAAGGTTAA